From Kiloniellales bacterium, the proteins below share one genomic window:
- the rnr gene encoding ribonuclease R, producing MPSNNENISPLPSKGEIVSFIEQSDIPVGKREIGRAFNLRAGDRAALRALLRELLEEGAIERHRGGRYGKAGGLPEVLVVQVAEIDADGEVIAKPVRWHQEGPPPKIYVAPESKGRRALGEGERALVRLRPIDGKSYEGRTIKVLRGAPQQILGVYEAGDRGGRLRPTDKRIKTEFSIRPENAAGARPGELVLAELMTAPHRHGARNVSVIERLGDVGDTRSLSLIAIHEHGIPTQFSERSLAQAEAAGPAPLAGREDLRGLPLVTIDGADARDFDDAVWAAPDDDPKNRGGWQILVAIADVAHYVPAGSALDKDAYERGNSVYLPDRVVPMLPEALSNGWCSLRPDEERPCFAARLWLDKEGRLKRHVFRRGLMRSAARLTYEAVQAARDGRPDKTTKPLLKTVIEPLYGAYAALAAAREARGTLDLDLPERQILFDDKGALAGIKTRQRLDSHRLIEEFMITANVAAAEALEAKKAPCMYRVHDAPDPQKVEALREMLATMGVRLARGQVVRPALFAEVLKRLAGTPFAAMGNDLILRTQSQAVYAPNNIGHFGLALRRYAHFTSPIRRYADLLVHRALITALEPGPAALPADSAATFEAIGQHISTTERRAQAAERDCQDRFAAAFLRGQVGKILTGRVTSVTRFGLFVALDDSLADALVPVSTLPDDYYRHDSKQHCLVGQRWGRSYHLGETVAGRLMEADPVTGGLVLALLDEESDEPATDAGPLEAGADGWHPLGTARRSAGKGDRGARSGGARRGRKRGRRVR from the coding sequence TTGCCCTCGAATAACGAAAACATCTCGCCCCTGCCCAGCAAGGGGGAGATCGTCTCCTTCATCGAACAGAGCGACATTCCGGTCGGCAAGCGGGAAATCGGGCGGGCCTTCAATCTGCGCGCCGGCGACCGCGCGGCGCTGCGGGCCCTGCTCAGGGAACTCTTGGAGGAAGGCGCGATCGAACGCCACCGAGGCGGCCGCTACGGCAAGGCCGGCGGACTGCCCGAGGTTCTGGTGGTCCAGGTCGCCGAGATCGACGCCGATGGGGAGGTCATCGCAAAGCCGGTACGCTGGCACCAGGAAGGACCCCCGCCGAAGATCTACGTCGCGCCGGAATCCAAGGGTCGCCGGGCTCTCGGCGAGGGTGAGCGCGCCCTGGTCCGCCTGCGCCCGATCGACGGCAAGTCCTATGAAGGGCGGACGATCAAGGTCCTGCGCGGCGCGCCGCAGCAGATCCTCGGGGTCTACGAGGCCGGCGATCGGGGCGGACGCCTGCGCCCGACCGACAAGCGGATCAAGACCGAGTTCTCGATCCGTCCCGAAAACGCCGCCGGCGCGCGGCCCGGCGAGCTGGTCCTGGCCGAGCTCATGACGGCGCCCCACCGCCACGGCGCCCGAAACGTCAGCGTGATCGAGCGCCTCGGTGACGTCGGCGACACGCGCTCCCTCAGCCTGATCGCGATCCACGAGCACGGCATTCCGACGCAGTTCTCCGAGCGGTCCCTGGCCCAGGCCGAAGCCGCCGGCCCGGCGCCCCTGGCCGGCCGCGAAGACCTGCGCGGCCTGCCCCTGGTCACGATCGACGGTGCGGACGCCAGGGATTTCGACGACGCGGTCTGGGCCGCGCCCGACGACGACCCGAAGAACCGGGGCGGCTGGCAGATCCTGGTCGCCATCGCCGACGTCGCCCACTACGTGCCGGCCGGCAGCGCGCTGGATAAGGACGCCTACGAGCGGGGCAACTCGGTCTATCTGCCGGACCGGGTCGTACCCATGCTGCCCGAGGCGCTCTCCAATGGATGGTGCTCGCTCAGGCCGGACGAGGAGCGGCCCTGCTTCGCGGCGCGCCTATGGTTGGACAAGGAGGGGCGGCTCAAGCGCCACGTCTTCCGCCGCGGTCTGATGAGGTCTGCCGCGCGGCTCACCTACGAGGCGGTGCAGGCGGCCAGGGACGGCCGGCCGGACAAGACCACGAAACCGCTGCTGAAGACCGTGATCGAGCCGCTCTACGGCGCCTACGCCGCGCTCGCCGCGGCCCGGGAGGCGCGCGGCACCCTGGATCTCGATCTGCCGGAACGCCAGATCCTGTTTGACGACAAGGGGGCGCTGGCCGGCATCAAGACCCGCCAACGCCTGGACAGCCACCGCCTGATCGAGGAATTCATGATCACCGCCAACGTGGCGGCCGCCGAGGCGCTGGAAGCCAAGAAGGCGCCCTGCATGTACCGGGTGCACGACGCGCCGGATCCGCAGAAGGTCGAGGCCCTGCGGGAAATGCTGGCGACCATGGGGGTTCGGCTGGCGCGCGGCCAGGTGGTCCGGCCGGCGCTCTTCGCCGAGGTCCTCAAGCGCCTGGCCGGCACGCCCTTCGCGGCCATGGGCAACGACCTGATCCTGCGCACCCAGAGCCAGGCGGTCTACGCGCCCAACAACATCGGCCACTTCGGCCTGGCGCTCCGCCGCTACGCCCACTTCACCTCGCCGATCCGCCGTTACGCCGACCTTCTGGTCCACCGGGCCCTGATCACCGCCCTGGAGCCGGGCCCGGCGGCGCTGCCGGCGGACAGCGCGGCGACATTCGAGGCGATCGGCCAGCACATCTCGACGACGGAGCGGCGCGCCCAGGCGGCGGAACGGGACTGCCAGGACCGCTTCGCGGCGGCCTTCCTGCGCGGCCAGGTCGGCAAGATCCTGACCGGCCGGGTCACCAGCGTGACCCGCTTCGGGCTCTTCGTCGCGCTCGACGATTCCCTCGCCGACGCCCTGGTGCCGGTCAGCACGCTGCCCGACGACTATTACCGCCACGATTCGAAGCAGCATTGCCTGGTCGGCCAACGCTGGGGGCGGAGCTATCACTTGGGCGAGACCGTCGCCGGGCGGCTGATGGAGGCTGACCCGGTGACCGGAGGCCTGGTGCTGGCGCTCCTGGACGAGGAGTCCGACGAGCCCGCCACGGACGCCGGCCCGCTCGAGGCGGGCGCGGACGGCTGGCATCCGCTTGGCACGGCGCGCCGGTCCGCTGGCAAGGGCGACCGGGGGGCGCGATCGGGGGGCGCCAGGAGGGGCCGGAAACGGGGTCGCAGGGTCCGATGA
- a CDS encoding S41 family peptidase, which translates to MNFRIGMVNEGSRLGPRRRLTAALAGAFLLLSGCALSEYETEEYSVASATRMFNTGYQGVSEVYIRDLTMADMTLAGLDGLRTIESGFTAELADNLLVISVRDRQVHYIATPGNEDPRDWGNLTATAIELAQQDSPALARATPEAIYEAVFDGIIEELDDFSRYAGREQARENKASREGFGGLGIRIGIVETGIKVVTVMNGTPAEQAGLKAEDVITQIDGESATGISQREAIRRLRGRVRTDVKLTVDRSLAATPLTITVTRAHIVPQTVIYKAEGQVGYLKVTSFNQRTTNNLREKVLQAEREIEGLKGLVLDLRANPGGLLEQAVSVSDLFIEDGRIVSTHGRHPDSHQYFDARKNDVTDGIPLVVLVNGNSASAAEIVAAALQDRGRALVIGSNTFGKGTVQNVRPLPNEGELILTWARFHAPSGYALHERGVLPNVCTADLDGTATSVLAKIRTGRVLIAQSAFRQSMAVGDESQIASLRERCPGDERVRDLEYELAIALIQDPLLYADVMKRESTTAARPAS; encoded by the coding sequence GTGAACTTTCGCATCGGGATGGTAAACGAAGGGTCAAGGCTGGGTCCGCGCAGACGCCTGACGGCGGCGCTGGCCGGAGCGTTTCTGCTCCTCTCCGGCTGCGCCCTCTCCGAGTACGAAACCGAGGAATACAGCGTCGCCAGCGCGACGCGGATGTTCAACACCGGGTACCAGGGCGTCAGCGAGGTCTACATTCGCGACCTGACCATGGCCGATATGACCCTGGCGGGGCTCGACGGCTTGCGCACCATCGAATCGGGCTTCACCGCCGAGCTGGCCGACAACCTGCTGGTCATCTCGGTGCGAGACCGCCAGGTCCACTACATCGCCACCCCGGGCAACGAGGACCCGCGAGATTGGGGCAACCTGACGGCGACCGCGATCGAGCTCGCCCAGCAGGATTCGCCGGCCCTCGCGCGGGCCACTCCGGAAGCCATTTACGAAGCGGTCTTCGACGGCATTATCGAGGAGCTGGACGACTTCTCACGCTACGCCGGACGCGAACAGGCGCGCGAAAACAAGGCGAGCCGAGAGGGCTTTGGCGGGCTCGGCATCCGTATCGGCATCGTGGAGACCGGGATCAAGGTGGTCACGGTGATGAATGGGACACCTGCCGAACAGGCCGGCCTCAAGGCGGAGGACGTGATCACCCAAATCGACGGCGAGTCGGCCACGGGCATCTCGCAGCGCGAGGCGATCCGGCGTCTGCGCGGCCGGGTCCGCACCGACGTCAAACTGACGGTCGACCGCAGCCTTGCAGCCACGCCCCTGACGATCACGGTGACCCGGGCCCACATCGTGCCCCAGACCGTCATCTACAAGGCCGAAGGACAGGTCGGCTATCTCAAGGTCACGAGCTTCAACCAGCGGACCACGAACAACCTTCGAGAGAAGGTGCTCCAGGCGGAGCGCGAGATAGAGGGCTTGAAGGGGCTGGTCCTGGATCTCCGGGCCAACCCGGGCGGCCTGCTGGAACAGGCGGTGTCGGTCTCCGACCTCTTCATCGAAGACGGCCGGATCGTCTCTACCCACGGGCGCCATCCGGACAGCCACCAGTACTTCGACGCACGCAAGAACGACGTGACCGACGGCATACCCCTGGTCGTCCTGGTCAACGGCAATTCCGCATCGGCCGCCGAGATCGTCGCGGCCGCGCTGCAGGACCGCGGACGCGCGCTGGTGATCGGCTCGAACACCTTCGGCAAGGGAACGGTCCAGAACGTCAGGCCGCTGCCCAACGAGGGCGAACTGATCCTGACCTGGGCCCGTTTCCACGCGCCATCAGGCTACGCTCTGCACGAGCGGGGGGTCCTGCCCAACGTCTGCACCGCCGATCTCGACGGGACCGCCACGTCGGTGCTGGCGAAGATCCGCACCGGCCGGGTGCTAATAGCGCAGTCCGCCTTCCGGCAGAGCATGGCGGTTGGTGACGAGTCCCAGATCGCGAGCCTTCGCGAGCGGTGCCCGGGCGACGAACGCGTCCGCGACCTCGAATACGAGCTGGCGATTGCGCTGATCCAGGACCCGCTGCTCTATGCCGACGTCATGAAACGCGAGTCCACCACCGCCGCGCGCCCCGCGAGCTGA
- the topA gene encoding type I DNA topoisomerase, with protein sequence MNAIVVVESPAKAKTINKYLGREFQVLASYGHVRDLPAKDGSVRPEEDFAMSWTVDPKADKRLKEIAQAVKGADELYLATDPDREGEAISWHIAEELKRRRALAGVEVKRVVFNEVTKTAVIDAFKQPRELNSELIDAYLARRALDYLVGFTLSPVLWRKLPGSRSAGRVQSVALRLVCEREAEIEVFKPQEYWTVDVGLQNPAEADFTARLTHLGGRKLDKFDLGDKAAADHAVEVLEAASGFAVEQVERKQTRRNPYPPFTTSTLQQEASRKLGFGATRTMRVAQQLYEGVDLGGETVGLITYMRTDGVQIAGEALTGVREVVLDRFGDAYLPAAPRIYKSKAKNAQEAHEAIRPTDPSRRPEHLPASLQPDARKLYELIWKRTLASQMESARLEQVAVDIAVDGPGGKDVARLRANGSIVLFDGFLAVYQESFDDPAEGNGEKGGRLPKLEEGDSLTRQAVTPTQHFTQPPPRFTEASLVKTLEELGIGRPSTYASILQVLQDREYVRLEKRRFIPQDRGRIVTAFLTSFFRRYVEYGFTADLETQLDEISGGHVAWQVVLRQFWEAFHKAVGETKELRIAAVIDALDADLGPHFFPIDVENPERDPRACPACGSGRLGLRLAKSGGFIGCSNYPECRYTRALAVPGNGEDGDDLQANGPKELGRDPATGLAVTLRKGPYGVYVQLGEAEGKEKPKRSSLPPTISVHELTLEQALALLALPREVGLHPETREPILAGLGRYGPYIKHGTTYRSLKDDDVLNIGLNRAVSILAEAPGRGRAPAGKPLGDHPEDGKPVTLHDGRYGPYVKHGKLIASLPKGSDPEQTTLDSAIQVLAERAAKQKAGKGKPKAKAKPKAKGGKAAATAKSGTAAKKKPAGKKKSPARKVAKTTQSPDS encoded by the coding sequence ATGAACGCGATCGTCGTCGTCGAGTCGCCCGCGAAGGCGAAAACCATCAACAAGTACCTCGGCCGCGAGTTCCAGGTGCTGGCCAGCTACGGCCACGTCCGGGACCTGCCCGCAAAGGACGGCTCCGTTCGCCCCGAGGAAGACTTCGCGATGAGCTGGACCGTCGATCCCAAGGCCGACAAGCGGCTGAAGGAGATCGCCCAGGCGGTGAAGGGCGCCGATGAACTCTACCTGGCGACCGACCCGGACCGCGAGGGCGAGGCGATCTCCTGGCATATCGCCGAGGAGCTCAAGCGGCGCCGGGCGCTGGCCGGCGTCGAGGTCAAGCGCGTCGTGTTCAACGAGGTCACCAAGACCGCGGTGATCGACGCCTTCAAGCAGCCGCGCGAGCTGAACAGCGAGCTGATCGACGCCTATCTGGCCCGCCGCGCTCTGGACTACCTGGTCGGTTTCACGCTGTCGCCGGTCCTGTGGCGCAAGCTGCCCGGCAGCCGCTCGGCGGGCCGCGTGCAGTCGGTGGCCCTGAGGCTGGTCTGCGAGCGCGAGGCGGAGATCGAGGTCTTCAAGCCCCAGGAGTACTGGACCGTCGACGTCGGGCTGCAGAACCCGGCCGAGGCCGATTTCACCGCCCGGCTAACCCATCTGGGCGGCAGGAAGCTCGACAAGTTCGATCTGGGCGACAAGGCGGCCGCGGACCATGCGGTCGAGGTGCTGGAGGCGGCTTCCGGTTTCGCCGTCGAGCAGGTCGAGCGCAAGCAGACCCGTCGCAATCCCTACCCGCCCTTCACCACCTCCACGCTGCAGCAGGAGGCCTCGCGCAAGCTGGGCTTCGGCGCGACCCGGACCATGCGGGTGGCCCAGCAGCTCTACGAGGGCGTCGACCTGGGCGGCGAGACCGTCGGCCTGATCACCTACATGCGGACCGACGGCGTTCAGATCGCCGGGGAAGCCCTGACCGGCGTGCGCGAGGTCGTGCTCGACCGCTTCGGCGATGCCTATCTGCCGGCAGCCCCCAGAATCTACAAGTCCAAGGCCAAGAACGCCCAGGAAGCCCACGAGGCGATCAGGCCGACCGATCCCTCGCGCCGTCCGGAACATCTGCCGGCTTCCCTGCAGCCCGACGCGCGCAAGCTCTACGAGCTGATCTGGAAGCGTACGCTGGCCAGCCAGATGGAGAGCGCGCGCCTCGAGCAGGTCGCGGTCGACATAGCCGTCGACGGGCCGGGCGGCAAGGACGTTGCCCGGCTCCGCGCCAATGGCTCGATCGTGCTCTTCGACGGCTTTCTGGCGGTCTACCAGGAGAGCTTCGACGACCCGGCCGAAGGCAACGGCGAAAAGGGCGGCCGTTTGCCCAAGCTGGAAGAAGGCGATTCCCTGACCCGTCAGGCGGTGACCCCGACCCAGCACTTCACCCAGCCGCCGCCGCGCTTTACCGAGGCCAGCCTGGTCAAGACCCTGGAAGAGCTCGGCATAGGCCGTCCCTCGACCTATGCCTCGATCCTCCAGGTGTTGCAGGACCGCGAATACGTCCGCCTGGAGAAGCGCCGCTTCATACCCCAGGACCGCGGGCGTATCGTGACCGCGTTCCTGACCAGCTTCTTCCGGCGCTACGTGGAGTACGGCTTCACGGCCGACCTGGAGACCCAGCTGGACGAGATCTCGGGCGGGCATGTTGCCTGGCAGGTGGTGCTCCGGCAGTTCTGGGAAGCCTTCCACAAGGCCGTCGGCGAGACCAAGGAACTGCGAATCGCCGCGGTGATCGACGCGCTCGACGCCGATCTCGGCCCGCACTTCTTCCCGATCGACGTGGAGAACCCCGAGCGCGACCCGCGCGCCTGTCCGGCTTGCGGTTCGGGCCGGCTCGGACTGCGCCTGGCCAAGAGCGGCGGCTTCATCGGCTGCTCCAACTATCCCGAGTGCCGCTACACCAGGGCGCTGGCGGTGCCGGGCAACGGCGAAGACGGCGACGACCTCCAGGCCAACGGACCGAAAGAGCTCGGCCGGGACCCGGCGACCGGCCTGGCCGTGACCTTGCGGAAGGGCCCTTACGGCGTCTACGTCCAGCTCGGCGAGGCCGAGGGCAAGGAGAAGCCGAAGCGCTCTTCGCTGCCGCCGACGATTTCGGTCCACGAGCTGACCCTCGAACAGGCCTTGGCCCTGCTCGCCCTGCCCCGCGAGGTCGGCCTCCATCCGGAGACCCGCGAACCGATACTGGCCGGCCTGGGGCGCTACGGCCCCTATATCAAGCACGGAACGACCTACCGCTCGCTCAAGGATGACGACGTGCTGAATATCGGCCTCAATCGCGCGGTCTCCATCCTGGCCGAGGCGCCCGGCCGCGGCCGGGCCCCGGCGGGCAAGCCGCTCGGCGACCATCCCGAGGACGGCAAGCCGGTTACCCTGCATGACGGCCGCTACGGTCCCTACGTCAAGCACGGAAAGCTGATCGCCTCGCTGCCCAAGGGCAGCGATCCGGAGCAGACGACGCTGGACTCGGCTATTCAGGTCCTGGCGGAACGGGCCGCGAAGCAGAAGGCGGGCAAGGGCAAGCCGAAGGCGAAGGCGAAACCCAAGGCCAAGGGCGGAAAGGCCGCCGCGACGGCCAAGAGCGGAACAGCCGCCAAGAAGAAACCCGCGGGCAAGAAGAAGAGCCCGGCCAGGAAAGTGGCCAAGACGACCCAGTCGCCAGACTCATAG
- the dprA gene encoding DNA-processing protein DprA produces the protein MRPSGTRKLDDAELLDWLRLIRSENVGPINFRRLLELYGGAGPALKALPELARRAGRARAIRIGTRDAAARELAAIERLGGRAIALCEPEYPVPLAAIDDAPPVLFTLGDTGMLERSCVAIVGARNASASGRRLARQLAGELGAHGLVVASGLARGIDAAAHGGALGSGTIAALAGGLDVVYPPENEQLHREIAERGLIVTEVPPGTVPTARHFPRRNRLISGLSLGVLVVEAALRSGSLITARCALEQGREVFAVPGSPLDPRARGCNHLLRQGAVLVESAEDVVQSITGMAPHCGPAPQPPAAEPAAPLPSDGEIESVRLRIEALLGVAPVTVDEMIRQSHLSPAAVNMALMELELAGRAERQPGNRYALGSEKGVKSP, from the coding sequence CGACGCGGAGTTGCTGGACTGGCTGCGCCTGATCCGCAGCGAGAACGTCGGCCCGATCAACTTCCGGCGCCTGCTCGAGCTCTATGGCGGCGCCGGGCCCGCACTCAAGGCCCTGCCGGAGCTGGCGCGGCGCGCCGGCCGCGCGCGGGCGATCCGCATCGGCACCCGCGACGCGGCGGCGCGCGAGCTGGCGGCGATCGAGCGACTCGGTGGCCGCGCGATCGCGCTCTGCGAGCCCGAGTATCCGGTTCCCCTCGCGGCCATAGACGACGCGCCGCCGGTGCTCTTCACGCTGGGAGACACCGGAATGCTGGAGCGTAGCTGCGTCGCCATCGTCGGTGCCCGGAACGCCTCGGCGAGCGGTCGCCGCCTGGCCCGGCAACTGGCGGGCGAGCTCGGTGCCCATGGCCTCGTCGTCGCCTCCGGGCTGGCCCGCGGGATCGACGCCGCCGCCCACGGCGGCGCGCTGGGCAGCGGCACGATCGCCGCGCTGGCCGGCGGTCTCGACGTTGTCTACCCGCCGGAAAACGAGCAGCTCCACCGGGAGATCGCCGAGCGCGGCCTGATCGTCACCGAGGTGCCGCCGGGGACCGTACCGACGGCCCGGCATTTCCCCCGGCGCAACCGCCTAATCTCCGGCCTCTCCCTGGGCGTGCTCGTCGTCGAGGCGGCGCTCCGTTCGGGCTCGCTGATCACGGCGCGCTGCGCTTTGGAGCAGGGGCGCGAGGTCTTCGCCGTGCCGGGATCGCCGCTCGACCCCCGGGCGCGCGGCTGCAACCACCTGCTTCGGCAGGGCGCCGTCCTGGTCGAAAGCGCCGAGGATGTGGTCCAGTCGATCACCGGCATGGCGCCGCACTGCGGCCCGGCCCCGCAGCCCCCGGCCGCGGAGCCGGCGGCGCCCTTGCCGTCCGACGGCGAGATCGAAAGCGTGCGGCTCAGGATCGAGGCGCTGCTCGGCGTCGCGCCCGTTACGGTTGACGAAATGATCAGACAGTCCCATTTGTCCCCCGCCGCTGTAAACATGGCGCTGATGGAGCTCGAACTGGCTGGACGCGCGGAGCGGCAGCCCGGCAACCGCTACGCCCTTGGCAGCGAAAAAGGCGTCAAATCACCGTGA